In the genome of Desulfomonilia bacterium, one region contains:
- a CDS encoding ATP-binding cassette domain-containing protein gives MLEIKNLTKKYRDNHVIVNLSTIFDIGITSILGANGIGKSTLLNIIATSLDYDNGQILYNNNDINISISEYRKSLGFVPQSPPYYPFYTGYEFLEYICLLKQIPVKHIQSEIERVISIVRMTEYAKKKIKAYSGGMKQRISIAQALLGNPEILILDEPTVGLDPKERMLFLEYIKEVSSTKVILFSTHVVSDVEDISNKILLLKDRSIIYEGTVPEIIEEHNKKFPKVNNLSEVFLNIYD, from the coding sequence ATGCTAGAGATAAAAAACTTAACAAAAAAATACCGAGATAATCATGTTATAGTAAACTTGTCTACCATATTTGATATTGGAATAACATCAATACTGGGTGCAAACGGGATTGGTAAATCAACTTTGCTTAATATTATTGCCACTTCTCTTGATTATGATAATGGTCAGATATTATACAATAATAATGATATAAATATATCAATATCCGAATACCGTAAATCTTTGGGATTTGTACCTCAATCTCCTCCATATTATCCGTTCTATACCGGATATGAGTTTCTTGAATACATATGCCTATTAAAACAAATACCAGTTAAACATATTCAAAGTGAAATAGAGAGAGTTATAAGCATCGTTAGAATGACCGAATATGCAAAGAAGAAAATAAAAGCTTATTCAGGAGGTATGAAGCAACGAATTTCTATAGCCCAGGCATTACTAGGCAACCCAGAGATTCTCATTCTTGATGAGCCAACAGTGGGACTTGATCCGAAAGAGCGAATGCTCTTCTTAGAATATATAAAAGAAGTTTCTAGTACTAAAGTAATATTATTCTCAACTCATGTCGTTTCCGATGTTGAGGATATATCAAACAAAATACTGTTATTAAAAGACCGCTCGATAATTTATGAGGGCACTGTTCCAGAAATAATTGAAGAGCATAATAAAAAGTTTCCAAAGGTGAATAACCTATCAGAGGTCTTTCTCAACATATATGACTGA